From Xiphophorus hellerii strain 12219 chromosome 9, Xiphophorus_hellerii-4.1, whole genome shotgun sequence, a single genomic window includes:
- the foxd3 gene encoding forkhead box protein D3, translating into MTLSGGSDRASDMSGQTVLTAEDVDIDVVGEGDDEGMERVDSDCDSPGGGSILHGFRGEPADDDLEDEIEVEKEEMRSGGGSPCCESSGEGEPGAGKGEGHDQSAATGGAIQKPKSSLVKPPYSYIALITMAILQSPQKKLTLSGICEFISNRFPYYREKFPAWQNSIRHNLSLNDCFVKIPREPGNPGKGNYWTLDPASEDMFDNGSFLRRRKRFKRVQPDVLRDQTALMMQSFGAYSLGGPYGRHYGIHPAAYSHPAALQYPYIPPVGPMLPPGVPLLPSAELNRKAFNSQLSPSLQLQLNSLSTASMIKSEPSNRPSFSIENIIGVSSSSSVTPGAAQAFLRPPVTVQSALLSAQSLSLTRTSAAIAPILSVPSNIISGHVLPSATAAAVSKWPSQ; encoded by the coding sequence ATGACCCTCTCTGGAGGCAGCGATCGAGCCAGCGACATGTCCGGCCAAACTGTGCTCACAGCCGAGGACGTGGATATCGACGTGGTGGGCGAGGGAGACGATGAGGGAATGGAGAGGGTGGACAGCGACTGCGACAGCCCGGGGGGAGGCAGCATCCTGCACGGCTTTCGAGGAGAGCCGGCCGACGATGACTTGGAGGACGAGATCGAGGTGGAGAAGGAGGAGATGAGGTCCGGAGGAGGGAGCCCATGCTGCGAGAGCTCCGGGGAAGGAGAGCCGGGCGCAGGGAAAGGAGAGGGTCACGACCAGAGCGCAGCGACGGGAGGAGCGATCCAGAAGCCCAAGAGCAGCTTGGTGAAACCGCCTTACTCCTACATCGCTCTCATCACCATGGCGATCCTCCAGAGCCCGCAGAAGAAGCTCACCCTCAGCGGGATCTGCGAGTTCATCAGCAACCGCTTCCCCTACTACCGGGAGAAGTTCCCGGCGTGGCAGAACTCCATCCGGCACAACTTGTCTCTGAACGACTGCTTCGTGAAAATCCCCCGGGAGCCCGGCAACCCAGGAAAGGGCAACTACTGGACCCTGGACCCGGCTTCAGAGGACATGTTCGACAACGGAAGTTTCCTTAGGAGGAGGAAAAGGTTCAAGAGAGTTCAGCCGGACGTGCTCAGGGATCAGACCGCACTCATGATGCAGAGTTTCGGGGCGTACAGCCTCGGAGGCCCCTACGGGAGGCACTACGGTATCCACCCGGCTGCGTATTCCCACCCGGCGGCTTTGCAGTACCCGTACATCCCACCTGTGGGGCCCATGCTCCCGCCGGGCGTCCCCCTGCTGCCCTCGGCGGAGCTCAACAGAAAGGCGTTCAACTCTCAGCTGAGCCCGagcctccagctgcagctcaacAGCCTGAGCACGGCGTCAATGATCAAATCCGAGCCGTCGAACAGGCCGTCCTTCAGCATAGAGAACATCATCGGGGTGTCCAGCTCGTCGTCCGTGACGCCGGGCGCAGCGCAGGCTTTCCTCCGGCCTCCGGTCACCGTTCAGTCGGCCCTGCTGAGCGCGCAGTCCCTCTCTCTGACCCGGACCTCTGCCGCGATCGCTCCCATCCTCAGCGTCCCTTCAAATATTATTTCTGGACACGTTTTACCTTCAGCGACGGCGGCAGCGGTCTCCAAATGGCCCTCACAGTGA
- the alg6 gene encoding dolichyl pyrophosphate Man9GlcNAc2 alpha-1,3-glucosyltransferase — MQTWSLVSISVLLAVLVRWGVSLNSYSGAGKPPMFGDYEAQRHWQEVTYNLPLQQWYFNTSDNDLNYWGLDYPPLTAYHSWLCAYVANILNPDWVELHRSRGYESPAHKLFMRTTVLVTDVLIYIPAVVLYCLYLTDGSAKRRVSILLSILLYPGLILIDYGHFQYNGVSLGFALWGILALGLGWNSLGSLAFSLALNYKQMELYHALPFFCYLLGKCIKAGLIGRGFILLVKITATVLVTFGLCWLPFLPDPSQVLQVVRRIFPVARGLFEDKVANTWCSLNTVIKIRSILTSDSQLYLSLAFTLLAALPSSIKLLMKPTFWNFKLALINSSLAFFLFSYQVHEKSILLAALPVCLLLNEFPLMCIWFLQASTFSMLPLFLKDGLLVPYTVAFLGFPFLTVYLLSALDDCSEDELKLGTCGKLFSFLPKMHLACIMKWKFYISIALMAVLSVLSVAMDPPPHLPDLFPVLVSTTAFMHFLGVFLHFNIVQFMDPPRKKSRKKNN; from the exons ATGCAAACGTGGAGTTTAGTATCGATTAGCGTTTTGCTCGCTGTTTTGGTAAGATGGGGCGTGTCGTTAAACTCATATTCAG GTGCAGGAAAACCTCCCATGTTTGGTGACTATGAAGCCCAAAGACACTGGCAAGAAGTGACATACAACCTCCCTCTTCAACAGTG gTACTTTAACACCTCTGACAATGACTTGAACTATTGGGGTCTTGACTACCCTCCTCTCACCGCCTACCACAGCTGGCTCTGTGCTTATGT agCAAATATTCTAAACCCTGACTGGGTTGAGCTGCACAGATCCAGAGGCTATGAAAGTCCTGCCCACAAGTTATTTATGAGAACTACAG tcCTGGTGACAGATGTGTTGATATACATTCCTGCAGTTGTTTTATACTGTTTATACCTGACTGATGGCTCTGCTAAGAGAAGG GTTTCCATTCTTCTCAGCATTCTTCTTTACCCAGGACTAATTCTCATAGACTATGGCCATTTTCA GTATAATGGAGTAAGCCTGGGCTTTGCCCTATGGGGGATTCTGGCTCTGGGGCTGGGCTGGAACTCGTTGGGCTCCCTGGCCTTCTCTCTGGCTCTCAACTACAAACAGATGGAGCTGTACCATGCACTGCCCTTCTTCTGTTACCTTCTTGGAAAGTGCATCAAAGCTGGGCTAATTGGGCGTGG GTTCATCCTGTTGGTGAAAATTACTGCCACAGTGTTGGTGACTTTTGGCCTCTGCTGGCTGCCCTTCCTTCCTGACCCCAGTCAGGTCTTGCAGGTGGTCAGGAGGATCTTTCCCGTGGCTCGTGGCTTGTTTGAG gataAGGTGGCTAACACATGGTGCAGCCTGAACACCGTGATAAAGATCAGATCCATTCTGACAAGCGACTCTCAGCTTTACCTCAG TTTGGCTTTCACTCTCCTAGCAGCACTTCCATCCTCTATCAAACTGCTGATGAAGCCCACTTTCTGGAACTTTAAACTGGCTTTG ATCAACTCATCTCTGGCCTTTTTCCTGTTCTCCTATCAAGTTCATGAGAAGTCCATTCTGTTGGCTGCCCT cccAGTCTGCCTCCTTCTGAATGAATTTCCACTCATGTGCATTTGGTTTCTGCAGGCCTCAACATTCAG CATGCTCCCTCTTTTCCTGAAAGACGGCCTGCTGGTTCCCTACACTGTCGCCTTCCTGGGGTTTCCCTTCCTCACTGTCTACTTATTGTCCGCTCTGGATGACTGTTCAGAGGATGAGTTGAAACTTGGTACCTGTGGGAAGCTCTTTTCCTTTCTACCCAAAATGCACCTGGCTTGTATAATGAAATGGAAG TTCTACATCAGCATTGCTCTTATGGCTGTTTTGAGCGTCCTGAGTGTAGCTATGGACCCACCGCCACATCTACCAGACTTGTTTCCTGTCCTGGTGTCAACGACCGCATTCATGCACTTCTTGGGagtatttctacattttaataTTGTTCAGTTCATGGACCCACCCAGAAAAAAGAGCcgaaagaaaaataactaa